TAATGTTGCAAAATGCCAAAAATTTCATCTGCCATCTTACCATTGAAGAGTGTAATTAATGAGATACGTAATTAGAATCTAGCTTCACAAGAGATATCGAGAACAAATCATTGTCCTTTTCACACGTGTCTACCAATCCCAGAAATGTCAGTTCCCATTCTGAATTCTCACCTCACATTGCAAAGAGTACCTGtggatttttaaaattttatgaattaatttttaaaatttttagtatgaaattaattatattttaatattatatatatatatatataaaatatttgttACAACTTTAATAGTTTTTTGGCGAAATGGCTTTGTGGCCACTTAAATTTGTATGAGATTTTAAAGCCGATATTTAAActttggatttttctattttagCACCTCAATTCAATCAATTGAGTATAAATAAACCCGCGTGTAACTCAATTGCCTCAAAGAAGAACACGTCAAATGTTAAGACCATTTATTATTTTACATGTGTCATCTGTGGGTCCCTTTTTTAAagttaatttatcaaaatttctcttcttattttactTCTTTCACTATTTCTTCTACACATTTTAGCACTGCCATCGGAAAAAAAATCACAACCACCACTTGAGTGACTCAATCAGCCATGAACTTTCATAAAATTCATTCCATCTTTCACTTctaacaaaattcacaaaatccaTACCCCAAGTCAAAGAGTCGATGAGTCACCTACTAAAATTCCGTCAAGGCAACAAAAGAGCCGGCGAAGCTATGTCAAAGAAGGATACGAATGGTGAAATCAGAAAGAGAGAAGAAATCGGATTGCATAAGTAGAATTTTTCAACCAAAATTCGTCAATTTTCCGATagtctttctcttttctcttgcTATCTTCCAATTTGAGATCGATACAAAAAGGAGAGAGGGAGAGGGAGTTAACGTGAAAGAAAGGATTGGCAAATTTTTTTGACAAAATCTATTGTTTTTCTTTACTATTGGGATTTGgaacaaaaagaggaagaagcGGGGAAAGAttggaagggggggggggagaaagaaaagaaaagaggaggtGGGGAGAGGTGCAAATGTCAATGGGGAAAGGGGAAAAGAAACATAAAGGGGCCAGGGGAATAAGGGTATTACTTATTTTAAATGGgggcttatttttttcttttttatttgtaattttttttcttctgattttatatttttttaatcaaaATTATTGTAGTCACGCGCTTAGTTTACGTGACTTGCACACACTTTGTCCACGTCACCTCTGTCACTGCACATGTGCATGGTCAACAGTCAAATATGTTTATTACTTACCAAATATGTAAGTTTGAGTATTCAAATGGGAACGATATAAGTTCGTGTATCGACTTTACAAATGAAAGCAAGTTTAAGTGACCACGAGGCCATTTTGTCTAGtttttttacacataaatttatgtTCCGCATAAAAAATTATGAATTCAATTGAACCCGTTACCTTAATACTACATACACCTGACCAATGGCGGAGCCACCTTATAGCAAGGAATGTCGCCTTTACCCCAAAAAATATACTGAAGGTAGGTGAGAAattcttttatttatatatattactATACGTTGAACCCCTTAATTTTTCGTaatatttacttttttatttattatcACCCTTAATAAAAATTCTGGACTAGTCATTCTGTCAGCACTATCAGCGGTAACATAATTTCCACTGTTCATGCAAAACATTCAGTAATATTATTTCCTAAATAATACCCAGAAATCTAAACGGCAAAAATGCCTACTCTTATAGTGTTTCGAGCCGACGATATTAATAGTAGTACGGTttatattgaataaaaaaattaaaaaaaaacaaaaacaaaaatcttaTCTCTCTAGCCAAATAATGCCATTTTGCATTGAAAGAATTGATATAAGCTCATCCTCTGTGATAATGCTAACTGCTTAAAGCCGTCCCACTTACAGAGAATGATGAACACCACGACGACATTACAACGTCATAATTAATTATCACAGAACAAATCTTAACGTTAACAGTGTACAGGTGTCGTGTCGTCTCCGGCCTATAATAACTTCATCCTCTTCTCTATATTTTGATTCCCTTTTCAGTTTTCATATTAATTCTTTTAAGCAAACTACTACAGTAATAATATACCTGAAAAGTGTCTGCTTTTATTGTATTTTGtgtataaagaagaaagaattttGATTAAAAGCATCATCTGAACTGAAGCAACCGTAAAAGCTGCAAAAGCAAAACCCCAAAAACTCTGCTTCTAAGAAACAGATTTAATACTTACATTGTTAGTATAAATATTAGGAGTTTAGTTCCGGTGATAAATGAGTTGATCGGAAAATCTATAATTTGGTCGGAAAATCAAGAATGATGGGTTTATCGGTAATGCTAGTGTTTGGAGGGGTGGTGTTGCATTGTTTGGTGATGACGTCATTTGCCGCCAATGTGACGTATGATCACCGGGCGTTGGTCATTGACGGCCAGCGTAGAGTTCTGATCTCCGGCTCCATACATTACCCTCGCAGTACTCCTGATGTGAGCCTTTCTAACTACTTTTTCTCtcttctgtgtgtgtgtgtgtgtgtgtagttgcattttttataattaaaaaaaatcatttttttcttttgaaataatATGCAGATGTGGCCAGACCTTATACAGAAATCTAAAGATGGAGGATTGGATGTAATAGAGACATATGTTTTCTGGAACATACATGAACCTGTTAGAAATCAGGTAATTttatttcagttttagttttttttttcttgtttgctATTCTTTGCTTCAGTATGGACCAACAAGAAAAGAATGAAACTTCCTACCTTTTTTACTGTTTCTTTATCTTGAGTGCCAAGTACTTGATTTCATTGAACATATAATATAAAGTAGTGAATTGTTTTTCTCaggtttcttttctttttaataaatTTAGAAATGTTGAACTAAACAAAATCTATGTTGCTCGGGCTTTTCGAAAATGTTGCCGGCCCTGTTGGGTCCTTCCAGAAATACACTACTTTTGGGTTCTTGCCGGCGACATTTTTGAAGAATCCGAGCAACATAAGATAAAATTGATTGAAAACTTGAGAAGTCCATTTGAGTATCAAGGAGTGATTTTCCATTTgaagaaaagaacagaaaaggaTGGAAAATGGAAGAACTGATAAGATGAATACATTTGCAGTATGATTTTGAAGGAAGGAAAGATTTGGTTAAATTTGTGAAGTTGGTGGGGAAAGCTGGCTTATATGCTCATATAAGGATTGGGCCTTATGTTTGTGCAGAATGGAACTATgggtaatttttcttttttcctatttttcaaaTCAATGATTGTATTGTTTGTAATTTAttgattttgtttttttgttcTTCCTTTACTGATAATCAGTGGTTTTAATCTATTTTGAGACAGTGGGTTTCCTCTTTGGTTGCATTTCATTCCTGGAGTTGAATTTCGAACTGATAATGAACCATTCAAGGTTTTCCCTTATCCTTATTAGTTATTTTCCTCGGGATACTGGTTTGCTGAGTTCATTAACATGAGGGCTTCCTGTTGCAGGCAGAAATGAAGCGATTTACAGCCAAAATTGTTGACATGATCAAGCAAGAAAATCTTTATGCATCCCAAGGGGGACCGGTTATTTTGTCTCAGGTTAGTTTATCATAGTGATTTAGTACACTTCGGAGTACTAAGAAGCTATTCGATATTGGTTGCTCTTTGATATAGTTTGAGTAAAGATGCTTCATTGACCAAGCAGATAGAAAATGAATATGGCAATGGTGATATTGAGTCTCGTTATGGTCCTCGTGCCAAACCTTATGTCAACTGGGCAGCAAAAATGGCTACATCGTTGGATACAGGAGTGCCATGGGTTATGTGCCAGCAACCAGATGCCCCTGATCCCATAGTGAGTTTCCCGTCCTTCCCTTGTGCTTTATTCATAAAAAAAACACCTTGAGAACTTTTGATAGACTACCAAATAATTTTGAGTTGAACAGATTGCCAATAAGGTAAATTAACTTTGTGCGTGCTTTGATAATGACAGATAAACACTTGCAATGGATTCTATTGTGACCAATTCAAGCAGAATTCTGATAAGACACCCAAGATGTGGACGGAGAATTGGACTGGATGGTAATGCATTTGGTTTTTAGTCCTTTAATATGCAGGTCCAATACTTGCTGATACTAATTTAAAATGTATCTGAAATTGCCCTTATTGAGTGAGTCCtctctttttgaatttttgggaacaTTAGGTTTCTTTCTTTTGGTGGTGCTGTCCCTTACAGACCTGTGGAAGACATTGCTTTTGCTGTGGCTCGATTTTTCCAGCGAGGTGGAACCTTTCAGAATTATTACATGGTACTGTATCAATTTCTAACCAAGTGACTCCAGCTTCTTTATCTGTAGCACTCTACTGCAATGACAGCTGAACTGAATCTTAAAATGATATTTACTGCCTTTGAACAGTACCACGGGGGAACTAACTTCGGCCGGACCAGTGGTGGACCCTTTATTTCAACTAGCTATGACTATGATGCTCCTTTAGATGAGTACGGTATGTTTACTCTTAATGGCTTATCACTTCACTTGTATATGTTCAAGTGTATTCTCCATCGCTTATATCACGATGTCAAACCATTCCATTCTTTGATTTTGATACATAGCTAAGGCTTAAGTTTAATTGAGAAATGCAGGCCTTATAAGACAACCAAAGTGGGGTCACTTGAAAGATCTCCATAAAGCCATAAAGCTGTGCGAGGCTGCAATGGTGGCAACTGATCCAACTATCACTTCTCCAGGCTCTAACATAGAGGTATATTCAGAATGAATTGTACAGATAACATTACATTTTCAGGAGAGCTTCACAGTATATCTTACAAACTTCGTTTTCTCTTTCAGGTCAGTGTTTATAAAACTGGATCGGTGTGTGCTGCATTTCTTGCCAATGTGGGTACGCAGTCTGATGCAGCCGTGACTTTCAATGGAAATTCATATCATTTGCCTCCTTGGTCCGTGAGCATCTTACCTGATTGCAAAAATGTGGCATTTAGTACTGCAAAGGTTTGGTTCATAATCTTGTCCACTTTGAAACTTCGAAACTTAGCTATGTGCTTGTTGCCAATCAATCTGCTTCCATGAATTGTCTGTCTTTCCTTCTCGATTTCTTATTGGCGTCCGCACGTGAAAGTTGATAAAGTTGCAGTTCCATTCACTTTCTTTCCATAAGTTAAAATTAAAGCAAGTACAATCTTTCCTTCCACATCCTATTGTAAAGCCTAGTGGATGATAATGCCAGATTAGCATTCTTTGCCTTGTGAGGTTAAAGGTTTGCGCATTTCATTTCATAATGGCCAGTCTGGAGGTCAATGGTTTCGAGCATGTGTTGTCTTTGTATTCTTTCATTCGCTCTTTTCTTTTTAACAGGATATATAAAGGAATTGGAGTGCTTTCCCACTTAAAAATCTTTGACACACATCTTGAATTAAATGAAAAACCATATCTGTTTACAGTTAGTTATAAGTTGATTGTACGAGGAATTGACTCTCTGCGACATTAAGTGGGAAGAGCAAAAGCATAACAGCCTTTATCATTATTCAATCAAACCAAAGTGTCCTCTGTAAATCTGCAACTCATATGCTACTAATGAGATCTGGTTAATCTCTCAAATGACAAAGAGAAAAATGATACTACCATTATTGGTACAAACCTCCTCATTGATAGAGGAAATTAGAGTTAGAGAATTACATTTACGTGTGCTCTTCTAAGCTGATGGTTTTACATTTCTTGGTGACAGATTAACTCGATGTCAACAATCTCAAAGTTTGTTACTCAGTCTACGGAAGCTGATGGTTCTGGCGCATCCTTGTCAGGTTGGACTTGGGTTAATGAGCCTGTAGGTATCTCAAGTGATAACGCGTTCACAAAAACGGGTTTGATGGAGCAGATAAATACTACAGCAGATAAAAGTGATTATCTTTGGTACTCTCTGAGGTAAAAGCAGATAAATACTACAGCTAATTACATCATATCCACTTTCTTAGTTTCTAATCAGTAGCATTTCTAGAGAATATCTAGTGTTCTTTGTTTGCACTCATGATTGTGATCTGCTCTGAAGTTCGTCATTCTGAAATCATTTCCAACTTTTCTTCCAGTGTTAATGTAAAAAATGATGAGCCTTTCCTTCAAGATGGATCTCAAACAGTACTTCATGTGGAATCACTTGGCCATGTTCTTCATGCTTTCATTAACGGAAAGCTATCAGGTAACGAGAACGAATGACGTTTGATGAATACATACTAGTTgcctaaaagaaagaaaatatactgTCATAAGCTATCTTATGGATTCCATACATCCATAAATAAAGCTATAACGATTTATAGTAGATTATTCAAAGTGCCGAATCGAAAAATTTGCTGAAGCATATTAAGTGATGATATTGCATTTAGCATGTTTCTTGAAGTTTGTTGAAAGTGGCAGATGAGTCATCCTTGTGTGGAACTATAGATAGTGGAATAGGTACATTTTCACTGCGGTCTAGTATAAGTTTTATGGTATAAAGTTGCTTTACTTTGGTTAACATTTGCCACACTTTGTGATTGTTTGTAGGAAGTGGGAAAGGAAACAGTGGAAATTCTAAAGTTACAATTGATGTTCCTGTCACCCTTGTACCTGGAGAAAACAAAATCGACCTGTTGAGTGTGACCGTGGGGCTTCAGGTGTGAATTTTGGTTTCTCCAATCAGATTGAGTGGAAGATTTGTCATCGCCACATATTCTCTGCTATTTGGTTCATGATTATTAACTTTTAATATCTATGAAGAACTTCACATTGTTGTATGTTCCATTTTAGAAGCATGATCTAATACACACCTGGTATTTGACTCCAGAACTATGGAGCATTCTTTGATCTTAAGGGAGCAGGTATTACCGGTCCTGTGCAATTGAAAGGCTTCAAAAATGGCTCTACTATTGATCTTTCGTCAAAGCAATGGACATATCAGGTTAAGTCAGCTTTCTAAATACCATAAGATAGGTTCAATAGTATTTGTTTCCATTATTAGATATTTCATTTCCTTCTATGTTTTCAGCGAATCTCTGGTAGCATTAGGTTTTCATTCTGAAGGATAATCGCATTGACTTTGCCTGTCATGTTGTACTGTGTCGGTCAGGTTGGATTGAAAGGAGAAGAACTGGGGTTATCTGATGGAAGTTCTTCGCTTTGGAAGTCACAATCTGCATTGCCTACAAACCAACCATTAATTTGGTATAAGGTAATACTGTCtttttttatttcatatatatatatatgcaatttCAGGATAAATTTGAACATTTGCGACTAAGGCACATCAACTATGTAACCTTGCTGGAACATTTGCGACATAGTGAACAAAATATTCATTATGGTTTCATGCATATGCAACGCCAGTACGTGTATGTACTATTGGTGTAGTTCTGAATAACCAATGGGGATGAAGTAACCAATTCCAATTAGAGAAAAAAAATTAATGAAATCAAACATTATGTCCCAAGAGAAGGGTGAGAACAGAAAAACAGAAAGAGCGGACGAGTActgattaaaaaaaaatttagaaagagtGAACGAGCACATACATTAGGAAATTTCTATATTTCTAGACAGACAAAGAACCTATGCCTCTTGTGTGGTCTACTGTAATACAAAAATAAGTGATATCATTTCACAACCTATGACTAATAGGAACTTGTTTGAAAGGACTAGTATGTCTTATTCTTTGTCTTTTCATATACTTATGCTTGTAATTATCCTAATTAGTGCAACACTAGTCCAAATCTTTCGATAGTGACGACTAAACCACGGCTTTTTTGTTCATTTAGGCAAGTTTTGATGCCCCTGCTGGAGATACCCCTCTTTCACTAGATTTTACTGGAATGGGAAAGGGTGAGGCATGGGTGAATGGACAAAGCATTGGTCGATTTTGGCCTACCAATACTGCATCAAATGGAGGTTGTACTGACTCCTGCAATTATAGAGGATCTTACAATTCTAACAAATGTCTCAAAAATTGTGGAAAACCATCCCAGCTGCTGTAAGTCTTCAGTATTATCTTAAATTTTAAGTCAAAAGTTTGCAGCGACGGTATCTAGTGGAACTTAATATCAATTCTAATTAATCAATCTTGAAATGAAACTTTCATATATAAACTTTTGCAGATACCACGTTCCTCGTTCATGGCTGCAATCCACCGGAAATGTCATAGTGTTGTTTGAGGAAATGGGCGGGAATCCAACAAAGCTATCTTTTGCAACAAGAGAGACAAGTAGTATATGCTCACGAGTTTCAGAGGCGCATCCACTTCCTATTGACAAGTGGACGTCGGATGATGATGCACGAAAGAAAGTAGGGCCAACTCTGTCTCTTGAGTGCCCTCGTCCTGATCAAGTCATTTCTTCAGTCAAATTTGCAAGCTTTGGCACTCCTCATGGTGCATGTGGAAGCTTTAGCCATGGTCGATGCACGAGCAGCAATGCTCTTTCCCATGTAAAGAAGGTTAGATCCAGATTATTTTATAAAAGAAAATAtgttaacccccccccccctttctagTAAAATGTTTCTCTTATCAAATTTTAATTGGAACATCTTTACAGGCTTGCATTGGATCGAAACGCTGTAGTGTTGGAGTTTCAATAGATGTATTTGGTGATCCATGTATAGGAGTCACAAAAAGTTTAGCCGTAGAAGCTTCCTGTTCGTGATGCATCATAGAACTGTTGGACTAGGCGAAAGCCTCTTACTACGTAAGTGTAGAAGTGGTAGAAGGTCAGATAAACTACAATAAATTTCAACTTCAGGAAGATATTTTATGTTCCCTATACTTCTTAGAGAAAAAGAGCACTTTGGCTTCTCTTGCCgatttgatgatattatgaaaaaaagaaagaaaaaagatttgCCTCAATAACTtttacaagtctaaaaatattacCTCATTGATGTTTCTGTCAAGCAGAATATACCACATTCATAGATTGATATATCATCATTCATGTAAACTCGAAAATTTCTCTGTGATTTCCGCATCCTTTATTCACATATAATGAGATTTATAGCAATTATTTAGTTAACATACAATAAAAAAACTATTGGCTGAACGAAGTCCAGTACTACACTCATTCGTTAATATCTTCATCAAGATCATCATCATATTGAGGCAACACCGGCGGATCTTTGGAACCTGCATTTTTTGCAGAGAGCTGAATGCAGTGCCGGTGTCTGATATTTGTCTTCGCCACCCATGATTGGCATCGGCACCCCTCGCTTGACTGGACTTACGTAGCCTGGCTGGTAAGTCTGCCCCAGAATTCCTTCAACATCTTTGGATAGATTGAAGAACTTAAACTGTGTCTCTAGGTGAGCAAAAGAATCATCTGCTGGTATTTGATAGTTGTGAACCTTATTTTCTTTCTCACCTATTGGTACTACCTTCACATCCAATTGCAACAGTCCGGAAACTGTGACCCTCACACTGTTAAGatcatctgtcctttcaaccaCAACTGCTCTCTCAGCAGTTTTAACACTCCATTCAGCATCTCCATCTGTCGGGACATTAACTGTCTCACCGTTCCACTGCACGATAAGAGCATCAATCTTGTCATCCCAGTGTGACACCTTCTTTGCTCCTAGGACTAGTGTATGGATGTCAAACATGACTGACAATGCTTGCACCCATGTGAAGTCGCGCTTCCTTCCCTCTGGTCGAATCCCTATTAGATGTGCATTAATGTGGAGGTTGTCATCTGAGACAATGGCAAAGTCAGTATCTTTTGCTCCATGGAAGTAGAACATCACCCCGTCGCCACCCACAAATCTTGGATCATAGCATAGAGCACCATAACCATCGCACCTAGGTAGTCTCCCTGTCAAAAGTAGGGAAAACAGGAGCAAACTTTGAGTTCATTTAGAGGTTCAATAAAATAGTGTCATACTACAGTGTACTACTTTTGTTTCATAAGTTTATTTAGATGGAGTGTAAGTTTCATGCATTGACGGTGTAAAAAGTGTATACACAATCAGGTCACTTATAAGGTAATTACATATGAATCTTTACGATAAGCATTAACTGATAACTAACTTGCTATCACAGGTTAAGATTCACTGATAGTGTAAAAGATCATTACATAGTcagtgtatataacttaaatccatttATATATATGGGAACATTGCAAGAGGTGGTAATAGTAAATGAGCATGCTTACACTTGCAAGTTGCTTCACACTTGCTGGTGCAATCAATATAGCATCCTTTCTGCTTCTTGTTCTGTTTAGGCTTCCTTTGTGGGCACTCTGTTGGGCAGGTGAGGGTTCTGTAGTAGCAAATTCCCGGAACGGTGCAGAACGCTCGTTCTTGTCCTGTACCTGGCAATGGATCCAACACAACATAATCAGGATTTTCAGTGACTGCATTTTCCTGCGTGCCATCGCCTTCGGTTTGAGCAATGGTGGCTTGTGAAAAAATGGATAAGAGGAGGAGAGCTACTATTAAGAACAAGTTTCTCCTCTCCATCTTTACTATTACTCTAGCTAGAAAATGTTTGTTGaaagatttttgttttttaaatttcTTTAGACTGAAGTAGCAGTTATGGTAGGAACAGGAGTTGCTGGGGTTGATATATATAAGTGTGGAAATTGGACTAGGGACTTGGAGTTCGGCTTAATTCATGGGGTTTTAGCTTCTTTGACGTGATAAAACAACTAATGTTGCACAATATGCAATGGGCCATGAGTTTGACTAAATGAATAACGGATGTCCTTAGAGGTTGTTTGATTGGCCACACC
The Nicotiana sylvestris chromosome 11, ASM39365v2, whole genome shotgun sequence DNA segment above includes these coding regions:
- the LOC104217934 gene encoding beta-galactosidase 8, translated to MMGLSVMLVFGGVVLHCLVMTSFAANVTYDHRALVIDGQRRVLISGSIHYPRSTPDMWPDLIQKSKDGGLDVIETYVFWNIHEPVRNQYDFEGRKDLVKFVKLVGKAGLYAHIRIGPYVCAEWNYGGFPLWLHFIPGVEFRTDNEPFKAEMKRFTAKIVDMIKQENLYASQGGPVILSQIENEYGNGDIESRYGPRAKPYVNWAAKMATSLDTGVPWVMCQQPDAPDPIINTCNGFYCDQFKQNSDKTPKMWTENWTGWFLSFGGAVPYRPVEDIAFAVARFFQRGGTFQNYYMYHGGTNFGRTSGGPFISTSYDYDAPLDEYGLIRQPKWGHLKDLHKAIKLCEAAMVATDPTITSPGSNIEVSVYKTGSVCAAFLANVGTQSDAAVTFNGNSYHLPPWSVSILPDCKNVAFSTAKINSMSTISKFVTQSTEADGSGASLSGWTWVNEPVGISSDNAFTKTGLMEQINTTADKSDYLWYSLSVNVKNDEPFLQDGSQTVLHVESLGHVLHAFINGKLSGSGKGNSGNSKVTIDVPVTLVPGENKIDLLSVTVGLQNYGAFFDLKGAGITGPVQLKGFKNGSTIDLSSKQWTYQVGLKGEELGLSDGSSSLWKSQSALPTNQPLIWYKASFDAPAGDTPLSLDFTGMGKGEAWVNGQSIGRFWPTNTASNGGCTDSCNYRGSYNSNKCLKNCGKPSQLLYHVPRSWLQSTGNVIVLFEEMGGNPTKLSFATRETSSICSRVSEAHPLPIDKWTSDDDARKKVGPTLSLECPRPDQVISSVKFASFGTPHGACGSFSHGRCTSSNALSHVKKACIGSKRCSVGVSIDVFGDPCIGVTKSLAVEASCS
- the LOC104217944 gene encoding uncharacterized protein, which codes for MERRNLFLIVALLLLSIFSQATIAQTEGDGTQENAVTENPDYVVLDPLPGTGQERAFCTVPGICYYRTLTCPTECPQRKPKQNKKQKGCYIDCTSKCEATCKWRLPRCDGYGALCYDPRFVGGDGVMFYFHGAKDTDFAIVSDDNLHINAHLIGIRPEGRKRDFTWVQALSVMFDIHTLVLGAKKVSHWDDKIDALIVQWNGETVNVPTDGDAEWSVKTAERAVVVERTDDLNSVRVTVSGLLQLDVKVVPIGEKENKVHNYQIPADDSFAHLETQFKFFNLSKDVEGILGQTYQPGYVSPVKRGVPMPIMGGEDKYQTPALHSALCKKCRFQRSAGVASI